Proteins encoded together in one Porites lutea chromosome 2, jaPorLute2.1, whole genome shotgun sequence window:
- the LOC140926870 gene encoding TNF receptor-associated factor 4-like — MPGYEVKFTSPLDKAFECPICLIALREPVQITPCGHRMCSTCLQPILKNKRPRCPLDNLNFDPVKVFEDNGCHRQILNLQVLCSNLEKGCEWTGPLSDVESHQEVCNYVEVACPKHCGASLERRNVPDHSLECANRLTICTHCDQQVVFSHMNLHLQTCASFPVSCPANCGEINLTKEKLAIHMNSECRLLVIQCKFHEAGCAFKAERFKMKDHLSNSTEAHLNALCDLVYTQKKQLENQRERIQLQKEHIQLQKETLLLQKQEIIDVRSRAANGEFIWRITDFTRKLMDAKSGRAPEPMISEPFYTHPHGYKMCAGLWLNGVGTGRGRYISVGLQVQVGEYDSIHKWPIYPRYTFTLLDQRGEHKDRKDISAHFEPQCISRPSADRQLGKGARRFVLQEDICHGSYCKDNIVYLKFQVALKQPPSCFFRV; from the exons ATGCCGGGATACGAGGTGAAGTTTACATCGCCTTTGGACAAGGCGTTCGAGTGCCCCATTTGCCTGATAGCTCTTCGAGAACCGGTGCAAATAACTCCTTGTGGACATAGAATGTGTAGTACCTGCTTACAACCAATTTTAAA AAATAAAAGGCCTCGCTGCCCACTCGACAATCTGAACTTTGATCCCGTGAAG GTTTTCGAAGATAATGGCTGTCATCGACAGATTCTCAACTTACAAGTTCTTTGTTCAAACCTTGAAAAAGGATGCGAATGGACTGGGCCGCTTAGTGATGTAGAG AGTCACCAGGAAGTATGCAACTATGTCGAGGTTGCCTGTCCAAAACACTGTGGAGCATCTTTGGAACGTAGGAATGTGCCAGATCATTCCCTGGAATGTGCAAACAGATTAACGATTTGCACACACTGTGATCAGCAAGTAGTCTTCAGTCACATGAAT ttgCACCTTCAAACTTGTGCCTCGTTCCCTGTGTCCTGTCCTGCCAATTGTGGCGAAATAAATCTCACCAAGGAAAAG CTCGCTATCCACATGAACTCCGAATGTCGCTTGCTAGTGATACAATGCAAGTTCCATGAAGCTGGATGTGCCTTTAAG GCGGAACGATTTAAGATGAAGGATCACTTATCCAACAGCACTGAAGCCCATCTGAACGCTCTGTGTGATTTAGTGTACACCCAAAAGAAGCAATTGGAAAACCAAAGGGAAAGAATTCAGTTGCAAAAAGAGCACATCCAACTCCAGAAGGAAACACTTCTTCTTCAAAAGCAGGAGATCATAGATGTGAGAAGTCGCGCGGCAAATGGAGAATTTATTTGGAGGATTACGGACTTCACTCGAAAGCTAATGGACGCCAAATCAGGTCGCGCTCCTGAGCCGATGATCAGTGAGCCTTTCTACACCCACCCCCACGGGTATAAAATGTGCGCAGGTCTGTGGCTCAATGGTGTTGGTACAGGAAGAGGAAGGTACATATCCGTGGGACTTCAG GTGCAAGTTGGCGAATACGACTCCATTCATAAGTGGCCAATTTATCCGCGATATACTTTCACTCTGCTTGACCAGCGAGGAGAACACAAAGACCGAAAAGACATCTCTGCCCACTTTGAGCCTCAGTGCATTTCACGGCCCTCTGCCGACCGGCAGCTGGGAAAGGGCGCTCGAAGATTTGTACTTCAAGAAGATATATGTCACGGCAGTTACTGCAAAGATAACATCGTTTATCTCAAGTTCCAAGTAGCATTAAAACAGCCGCCGTCTTGCTTTTTTAGAGTGTAA
- the LOC140926871 gene encoding transmembrane protein 231-like has product MVMYEVHSHPVRQKYKTHICSRATLFQFFAIILTFIPPLIIAYVTHGFWLKESSYREQPDVRFKHEILLIVQGNTPGSFLAYSTFQNFNQLLQQNLRIPLIKSWEKDVNLDGKYDSLHFNIEVPLADSEAIHSVQLLLIFDYQLHKYVSLQMESIAYIYYSSPLAGAQFSTTGQLRLQQSSPLPHKGIHNVYNVSVINGTSTNAEAYNLHDIFASYVQRNVTTEYASDYPVWTSGRATGQPFALQGTVFYPEEIIIYRPGFWQLIKMAWIQYLAILLIFLFVFGRVKRFVFENQVVMTVPLKIEKEHQE; this is encoded by the exons ATGGTGATGTACGAAGTGCATTCTCATCCTGTCAGGCAAAAGTACAAGACTCACATTTGTAGCAGAGCGACTCTCTTTCAATTTTTTGCCATCATTCTTACATTTATACCACCTCTTATCATCGCGTATGTGACTCACG GTTTTTGGCTTAAGGAAAGTTCTTATAGAGAACAGCCTGATGTAAGATTCAAACATGAAATTCTCCTGATAGTTCAAGGAAATACCCCTGGTTCTTTTCTGGCCTACAGCacctttcaaaattttaaccaaCTTCTTCAGCAAAATCTTAGAATTCCCCTCATAAAG TCTTGGGAAAAGGATGTGAACCTGGATGGAAAGTATGACAGCCTTCACTTTAATATCGAGGTACCTCTGGCAGACTCTGAGGCAATACACTCCGTACAGTTGTTGCTGATATTTGATTACCAACTTCAT AAATATGTTAGCCTGCAGATGGAGAGCATAGCGTACATTTACTACTCATCTCCTTTGGCAGGAGCACAGTTTTCTACAACAGGACAACTCAGATTACAACAATCTTCTCCTTTACCTCATAAAGGAATTCATAATGTCTATAAT GTCTCAGTTATCAATGGTACAAGCACAAATGCTGAGGCATACAACTTGCAtgacatttttgcaagttaTGTTCAGCGAAATG TCACCACAGAGTATGCGTCAGATTATCCAGTGTGGACAAGTGGGCGTGCCACAGGGCAACCATTTGCATTACAAGGAACTGTGTTCTATCCAGAAGAGATCATTAT ATACCGACCAGGCTTCTGGCAGCTTATCAAGATGGCTTGGATTCAGTACCTCgcaattttattgattttccTCTTTGTGTTTGGTAGAGTTAAGAGATTCGTATTTGAAAACCAGGTGGTGATGACAGTACCTTTGAAGATTGAGAAAGAACATCAAGAATGA
- the LOC140928359 gene encoding tRNA-specific adenosine deaminase 1-like, whose translation MESWQENLKFANSLAQLCCEHFKKLSKKGKPQSKNEWTLLAAIVQVQQQDFNECSMDVVAMGTGSKCIGRSKMSNQGTILNDSHAEVIARRGFLRYLYQQLQYAYNLQKSIFEYQEDSNLCKLKDGVSFQLFTSHTPCGDASIFPRGDDDDTLIVNPPKNQNLGNSKKHCHDGQETIEHPAKKMCLQEDAIYDSLLQEPLERTDKLCIGAEKDGQNVSKEANLLTKFSDHARQSDCIHVERTNKNVNGSQHRENGIKLLDTTESKNIGRFLQNNENKYENDRLCNDLYRTGAKCAPGGKQDPLKPGLGYHTIGVLRTKPGRGDPTLSMSCSDKIMKWNILGCQGALLSHFMTSPIYLSSVVLGGCPCDMLALRRGIYERALTVALDLPVNFIVNQPNIWLTDVLFEHSKGKALEKSFVKDNSEPCKQSPSATSVIWIKDPLLHEVSVAGLRQGVTKKNLSSSKARVCISKASLFETFKALVSDIPCEKLPPTLRENLVTSYKEAKTGAVGYNNARQKFNAAFPTWCLKPEELLTFA comes from the exons ATGGAAAGTTGGCAGGAAAATTTAAAGTTTGCCAACAGTCTAGCGCAGTTGTGCTGTGAGCATTTCAAGAAATTGAGCAAAAAGGGAAAGCCTCAATCAAAAAACGAATGGACACTGCTGGCCGCCATTGTACAAGTACAGCAACAAG ATTTCAATGAATGCTCTATGGATGTGGTTGCCATGGGGACTGGTTCCAAATGCATTGGGAGAAGCAAAATGAGTAATCAAg GAACGATTTTAAATGATAGTCATGCAGAAGTGATTGCTAGGAGAGGTTTTCTTAG GTATCTTTATCAGCAGTTGCAATATGCATACAATTTACAGAAAAGTATTTTTGAATACCAAGAAGACAGCAACCTGTGCAAATTAAAAGATGGAGTGTCATTCCAACTCTTTACTTCTCATACACCTT gTGGTGATGCATCTATATTTCCCAGAGGAGATGATGATGACACTTTGATAGTTAATCCACCAAAGAATCAAAATCTTGGAAATTCAAAGAAACATTGTCATGATGGTCAAGAAACTATTGAACATCCAGCTAAGAAAATGTGTTTGCAAGAGGACGCAATTTATGACAGTTTATTGCAGGAGCCATTAGAAAGGACAGACAAGTTATGCATTGGGGCAGAAAAGGATGGGCAGAATGTTTCAAAAGAAGCTAATTTACTGACCAAGTTCTCAGATCATGCAAGACAATCAGACTGCATTCATGTAGAACGTACCAACAAAAATGTCAATGGAAGTCAGCACAGAGAAAATGGCATAAAACTATTAGATACTACTGAGTCAAAGAATATTGGAAGGTTtcttcaaaataatgaaaataagtATGAAAACGATAGATTGTGCAATGATTTGTACAGAACTGGTGCAAAATGTGCACCAGGCGGAAAACAGGATCCTCTAAAACCTGGCCTTGGATACCACACCATTGGTGTTTTGCGTACTAAACCAGGTCGTGGTGATCCAACATTATCAATGTCATGCAGTGACAAAATAATGAAGTGGAACATTCTTGGTTGCCAAGGGGCTCTCTTGTCACATTTTATGACGTCTCCAATATACCTCTCATCAGTTGTGCTTGGCGGGTGCCCATGTGACATGTTGGCTTTAAGGCGTGGCATCTATGAACGTGCCCTAACCGTGGCATTGGATTTGCCAGTAAATTTCATTGTCAACCAGCCCAACATTTGGCTTACTGATGTGTTATTTGAGCACAGCAAAGGAAAAGCATTGGAGAAGAGCTTTGTGAAAGATAATAGTGAGCCTTGTAAACAATCACCTTCAGCAACAT CTGTTATTTGGATCAAAGATCCTTTATTGCATGAAGTTTCTGTTGCCGGCCTGAGACAGGGAGTTACCAAGAAAAACCTTTCTTCATCAAAAGCTAG GGTATGCATTAGCAAGGCAAGTTTATTTGAGACATTTAAAGCACTTGTTAGTGACATTCCATGTGAAAAGCTTCCGCCTACATTAAG